A single uncultured Acetobacterium sp. DNA region contains:
- a CDS encoding MFS transporter: MNNDKLWTKDFVMITIISFLTFLVFYVLLAGLPLYLAGTLQIGIDKVGLVITLFLLAAILIRPFAGQWVSSFSQKKLLILSSIAFFICTCLYPLATSLPILLVLRVFHGLTFGILTTVKGTICAENIPDSHRGEGLSCFSLAMCLAMVFGPYIGLTLANIDTFQLAFILCILISGTTIIFAMIIQIPEKAVPKPKLSQPAGFSVHDLFDKKAAPYAVTIFILACAYSGISSFLALYANNLDLSAASSYFFLVYAVAMLIFRPFAGRWSDKFGINIIIYPCLILFAVGMFLLSQAHTTAIILIAGAIIGVGYGSITPLFQTQIINSLEPYRVGIANSIYFNFTDIGWAAGAYIWGIVADHTGFRSIFLIGIALIITAGLEYLLLSRRKKVLHVQADFHINS; this comes from the coding sequence TTGAATAACGATAAATTATGGACAAAAGATTTTGTCATGATCACCATTATCAGTTTTTTAACTTTTTTAGTATTTTATGTATTACTTGCAGGTCTACCGCTTTATCTGGCAGGTACACTTCAAATCGGCATCGATAAAGTCGGGTTGGTCATTACGCTGTTTTTATTGGCTGCCATTCTCATTCGCCCCTTTGCCGGACAGTGGGTCAGCAGCTTTTCCCAAAAGAAACTCTTGATTTTGTCATCAATTGCTTTTTTTATTTGCACCTGTCTGTATCCTCTGGCAACCAGCCTCCCGATCTTGCTCGTTCTCAGAGTTTTTCACGGCCTGACATTCGGTATTCTCACAACGGTAAAGGGCACGATCTGCGCCGAAAACATCCCTGACTCACATCGGGGTGAAGGTTTAAGTTGCTTTTCTCTGGCAATGTGCCTGGCCATGGTATTCGGACCTTATATCGGGCTGACCCTTGCAAATATCGATACCTTTCAACTGGCTTTTATTCTCTGTATCCTGATTTCAGGGACGACGATTATTTTTGCGATGATCATTCAGATTCCAGAAAAAGCGGTTCCTAAACCAAAATTGTCACAACCCGCTGGCTTTTCAGTCCACGATCTTTTCGATAAAAAAGCAGCACCTTATGCCGTGACAATTTTCATTTTAGCCTGTGCATATTCTGGGATTTCATCTTTTCTGGCATTATATGCCAATAACTTGGATCTGTCAGCTGCCAGCAGTTACTTTTTTCTCGTTTATGCCGTGGCGATGCTGATTTTTCGACCTTTCGCCGGACGCTGGTCGGATAAATTCGGGATCAATATTATTATTTATCCCTGTCTGATTCTCTTTGCTGTGGGGATGTTTTTATTGAGTCAGGCTCATACGACAGCCATCATCCTGATCGCTGGTGCCATTATCGGGGTCGGTTACGGTTCGATTACGCCACTTTTTCAAACCCAGATTATTAATTCGCTTGAACCCTATCGCGTCGGCATTGCCAATTCGATCTACTTTAACTTTACCGATATCGGCTGGGCAGCCGGTGCCTACATTTGGGGAATTGTGGCCGATCATACCGGCTTCCGCAGTATTTTTCTCATCGGTATTGCTTTGATAATTACTGCTGGTCTAGAATATTTGCTACTCTCACGCAGGAAAAAAGTCCTGCATGTCCAGGCTGATTTTCATATTAATTCATGA
- a CDS encoding LysR family transcriptional regulator, with translation MDYQQLKYFQKLADIGNYTKAADELDLSQSALSRSILKLEEEIGAPLFQRKSRGALLNRYGQIFLQSVNKAIGEIDEAKQAITNLVDPTQGSISLGFIQPLGSSYIPDLISAFQKENPGIKFQLNQDNTRNILNGVESGEIDVGFCSPPEARAGISTLHIMDQELFLIVPKSHPLSNRKKIDLDELAGDSFILFKPESSLNDVIAKLFQDAGFRPMMSFEVYDERTVAGLVGANLGVALIPFFPGLDKQKVSQIPVGKPNCSVSNQMVYQTSGYISPVFAQFKAFVETTRN, from the coding sequence ATGGATTATCAACAATTAAAATATTTTCAAAAACTTGCAGATATCGGTAATTATACAAAAGCGGCCGATGAGTTGGATCTTTCCCAATCGGCGCTGAGTCGTTCAATTTTAAAACTCGAAGAGGAAATTGGGGCTCCCTTATTTCAACGAAAAAGCCGGGGTGCGTTATTGAACCGCTACGGACAAATTTTTCTGCAATCCGTAAATAAAGCGATCGGTGAAATCGATGAAGCAAAACAGGCAATTACCAATCTGGTTGATCCCACCCAAGGTTCCATCAGCCTGGGATTTATTCAGCCGCTGGGCTCAAGCTATATCCCGGATTTGATCAGTGCATTTCAGAAAGAGAATCCGGGAATCAAATTTCAACTCAATCAGGACAATACCAGAAATATTCTGAATGGGGTCGAGTCAGGAGAAATTGATGTCGGATTTTGTTCGCCTCCAGAGGCAAGAGCAGGGATTAGTACTCTGCACATAATGGATCAGGAATTGTTCTTGATTGTGCCCAAAAGTCATCCCTTGTCTAATCGAAAAAAGATCGATTTAGATGAATTAGCCGGAGATTCTTTTATCCTGTTTAAACCAGAATCGTCACTGAATGATGTGATTGCCAAACTTTTTCAAGATGCCGGATTTCGCCCGATGATGTCTTTTGAAGTATATGACGAACGGACGGTAGCAGGGTTGGTGGGCGCAAATTTAGGAGTTGCTCTGATTCCGTTTTTTCCTGGTCTGGACAAGCAGAAAGTATCTCAGATTCCAGTTGGGAAACCCAATTGTTCAGTCAGTAATCAAATGGTATATCAAACCAGTGGATACATATCTCCAGTATTTGCCCAGTTCAAGGCGTTTGTCGAAACTACACGGAATTAA
- a CDS encoding nitroreductase family protein produces MEFLELAKKRYSSRKYSNKKVEKEKLELILEAAWVAPSAHNNQAYKLIVVQSYEGLKKIEKAGNIYGAQLTIIVCEDKASAWTNPFSKRQLVSQDAIIATDHMILQATELGINSVWIAWFDPGVIKEEFNLPENLEAISILALGYSDENPSKVDRHVKARKPIGELVVYEEM; encoded by the coding sequence ATGGAATTTTTAGAATTGGCAAAAAAGAGATATTCCAGTCGAAAATACTCAAATAAAAAGGTTGAGAAAGAAAAACTGGAACTTATTTTGGAAGCGGCCTGGGTGGCACCATCGGCACACAATAATCAGGCTTATAAGCTGATTGTTGTACAGTCTTATGAAGGCTTAAAGAAAATAGAAAAAGCAGGCAACATTTATGGCGCCCAGCTGACAATTATTGTCTGTGAAGACAAGGCATCAGCATGGACTAATCCCTTTAGCAAAAGGCAGTTAGTTTCCCAAGATGCAATTATTGCCACCGATCATATGATTTTACAAGCGACAGAATTAGGTATTAACAGTGTTTGGATCGCCTGGTTTGATCCAGGTGTAATAAAAGAAGAGTTCAATTTGCCTGAAAATCTTGAAGCCATCAGCATTTTAGCGCTGGGATATAGTGATGAAAATCCGTCAAAAGTAGACCGGCATGTCAAAGCACGTAAGCCCATCGGTGAGCTGGTGGTTTACGAGGAAATGTAA
- a CDS encoding deoxyguanosinetriphosphate triphosphohydrolase: MEWEKLLSDSRIGDEINPPYDPVKYYMSEFEKDYWRIINSASFRRLQDKTQVFPLDKSDFVRTRLTHSIETSSLAKQLTAMITKNISMYEKETPYEITSEQAVLAGDIAMCGGLLHDIGNPPFGHFGEVIIRDWFANNLENHSYLGNPLIDVLSNQMKNDLYNFEGNAQALRLLMKLHHVDSDFGLNLTASVLNTVVKYPTDSLNVNENDSDVKNHKIGYYLAESDEFSTITENTGTKFNQIFHRHPLTFILEAADDIAYATADLEDAFKKGFFSIDTFVDFFKTELQAYETANLITKEQVEKSNLLIDKFDELKIEFKYEHSKEILVFQNWISHVRDWLLFCAAYGFTHSYAEIMAGTFKKDIFEESFHGGTIRILKSAMHEFVYSTPSIIKLELAAQSILNSLLDKFIPAILYYKEDHGDNPLYRQTKADKNLTNLISENYKENYLKSKTSDPINNLYLRLLLVTDFICGMTDSYAKNLYQELNGMN; encoded by the coding sequence ATGGAATGGGAAAAACTATTATCCGACTCGCGAATTGGCGATGAAATTAATCCGCCTTATGATCCGGTGAAGTATTACATGAGTGAATTCGAAAAAGACTATTGGCGGATTATCAATAGTGCTTCTTTTCGCCGTCTGCAAGATAAAACTCAGGTCTTCCCCTTAGATAAAAGCGATTTTGTCCGAACGCGGTTAACCCACTCCATTGAAACTTCTTCGCTGGCAAAACAATTGACTGCGATGATCACTAAAAATATTTCGATGTACGAAAAAGAAACGCCTTACGAAATTACTTCGGAACAGGCTGTTCTGGCGGGGGATATCGCCATGTGTGGCGGACTATTGCACGATATCGGTAATCCGCCGTTCGGTCATTTCGGTGAAGTCATTATCCGCGACTGGTTTGCCAATAATCTTGAAAACCACAGCTATCTGGGTAATCCTTTAATTGATGTACTATCCAATCAAATGAAAAATGACTTATATAATTTTGAAGGTAATGCCCAGGCCTTACGTTTGTTGATGAAATTACATCATGTTGACAGTGATTTCGGGTTAAACCTTACGGCCTCAGTGTTAAATACGGTGGTGAAATATCCAACTGATTCTTTGAACGTTAACGAAAACGATAGTGATGTAAAAAATCATAAAATTGGTTATTATCTGGCTGAAAGCGACGAATTTTCAACAATTACCGAGAATACCGGAACCAAATTTAATCAGATTTTTCATCGTCATCCCCTTACCTTTATTCTGGAAGCTGCTGATGATATTGCCTATGCCACTGCGGATCTTGAAGATGCCTTTAAAAAGGGTTTCTTTTCAATTGATACCTTTGTTGATTTTTTCAAAACGGAACTTCAAGCCTATGAAACGGCTAACCTCATCACCAAAGAACAAGTCGAAAAATCAAATCTTTTGATTGACAAATTTGATGAATTAAAAATTGAATTTAAATATGAGCACAGTAAAGAAATCCTTGTTTTTCAGAATTGGATCAGCCATGTGAGAGATTGGCTGTTGTTTTGTGCCGCTTATGGTTTTACCCATTCCTATGCTGAGATTATGGCAGGAACTTTTAAAAAAGACATTTTTGAAGAATCTTTTCATGGTGGAACCATCCGTATTTTGAAAAGCGCCATGCATGAATTTGTCTATTCGACACCAAGTATCATCAAGCTTGAATTGGCGGCGCAGAGTATTCTAAATTCTTTACTTGATAAATTTATCCCGGCAATCCTTTATTATAAGGAAGACCATGGCGATAATCCGCTTTACCGTCAAACCAAAGCGGATAAAAATCTAACCAATTTAATCTCCGAAAACTATAAAGAGAATTATTTAAAATCTAAAACAAGCGATCCAATCAATAATCTCTATTTACGGTTACTGCTGGTCACTGATTTTATCTGTGGCATGACTGATTCCTATGCTAAAAATCTCTATCAGGAGTTAAATGGTATGAACTAG
- a CDS encoding transketolase, which yields MITESIEKKAFSIRKHIVNTVINNGDGHAGPSLSCTDILATLYFGIMDINVDEPKWAQRDRFILSAGHKCLGLYGTLIEKGFEKPDVMETYNMLGSIVPGHPDMKKFNGVDFSSGALGHGLPIGSGMALSAKLKGDKNRVFVLMGDGEQGEGSNWEAAMFASHHGLDNLVGIIDRNGLQINGSTRDVLDTRDLREKYATFGWSVKVVDGHNIEELFSVFQSIPFQKGKPSMVIANTTKSKGMPFAEGNVKYHHWNPGKNSKESKDAIFALEKYAKEKGWTI from the coding sequence ATGATAACAGAATCCATTGAAAAAAAAGCGTTTAGTATTCGAAAACACATTGTTAATACGGTAATTAATAATGGTGATGGTCATGCGGGACCTTCACTGTCCTGCACTGATATTTTAGCAACATTATATTTTGGTATTATGGATATTAACGTCGATGAGCCAAAATGGGCGCAGCGAGATCGGTTTATTCTGAGTGCGGGACATAAATGTTTGGGGCTTTATGGAACTCTGATTGAAAAGGGATTTGAAAAACCGGACGTAATGGAAACTTACAACATGTTGGGATCAATTGTGCCGGGTCATCCAGACATGAAAAAATTCAACGGTGTTGATTTTAGTTCCGGTGCTTTGGGCCATGGTTTGCCGATTGGCTCTGGCATGGCATTAAGTGCAAAGCTTAAAGGCGATAAAAATCGGGTTTTTGTTCTGATGGGCGATGGCGAGCAGGGCGAAGGCTCCAATTGGGAAGCGGCAATGTTTGCAAGTCATCATGGTTTGGATAATCTTGTTGGCATCATCGACAGGAATGGACTTCAAATAAATGGTAGTACCCGGGATGTTTTAGACACCAGAGATTTACGAGAAAAATATGCAACTTTTGGATGGTCGGTAAAAGTTGTGGATGGACATAATATTGAGGAACTTTTTAGTGTATTTCAATCAATACCGTTCCAAAAAGGAAAGCCGAGCATGGTTATTGCAAATACAACCAAAAGTAAAGGAATGCCTTTTGCTGAAGGTAATGTGAAATATCACCATTGGAATCCGGGTAAAAATTCAAAAGAATCCAAAGATGCGATTTTTGCACTGGAAAAATATGCAAAAGAAAAAGGATGGACGATATGA
- a CDS encoding transketolase C-terminal domain-containing protein: MTEKKLNPRDAFGNALLDLGRENKRIMAVSCDSGAGSGMNPFKQALPHQYLEVGINEQNAIGVCAGLAEGGFIPVVSAIAPFISMRAFEQVRNDLGYANMNVKVIGSSSGLSHSALGSTHQAIEDLSLMRVIPNMVVLNPGDSYEVEMSLREAIKHKGPVYIRMPRHSMAEPLEVSQRHFKLGKGEVLMNTGDEIVIAVSGTLTVDGLMTGKILDEMGYGVKVLNFTTVKPLDTELLYEAYKDAKYLFTLEEHSEIGGFGSAVLEALGPVKHGGPIHIIGITDGSINTGPYRELLETYGLTWEKVVDRILNVIQK, translated from the coding sequence ATGACCGAAAAGAAACTTAATCCTCGAGATGCGTTTGGGAATGCCTTACTCGATCTCGGTAGAGAAAACAAGCGAATTATGGCGGTGTCTTGTGATTCAGGGGCTGGATCGGGTATGAATCCCTTCAAGCAAGCGTTACCTCATCAATATTTAGAGGTAGGAATCAACGAACAGAATGCGATTGGCGTTTGTGCCGGGTTAGCTGAAGGCGGTTTTATTCCAGTCGTATCAGCGATTGCACCGTTTATCTCGATGCGTGCTTTTGAGCAAGTTCGTAATGACTTAGGTTATGCCAATATGAATGTAAAAGTGATTGGGTCAAGCAGCGGCTTGTCTCATTCAGCGCTTGGATCAACACATCAAGCGATTGAAGATTTGTCACTGATGCGTGTCATACCTAACATGGTGGTTTTGAATCCTGGTGACAGTTACGAAGTGGAAATGTCATTGCGGGAAGCAATTAAACACAAGGGGCCAGTTTATATCCGAATGCCACGTCACTCCATGGCAGAACCCTTAGAAGTGTCGCAACGCCATTTCAAATTGGGAAAAGGTGAAGTTTTAATGAATACCGGAGATGAAATTGTGATTGCAGTTTCTGGAACATTGACGGTTGATGGTCTAATGACTGGAAAAATTCTGGATGAAATGGGATATGGGGTAAAGGTTCTGAATTTTACAACGGTAAAACCATTAGATACAGAGCTCCTTTATGAAGCCTATAAAGATGCGAAATATTTATTTACGTTAGAAGAGCATTCAGAAATCGGTGGTTTTGGCAGCGCCGTACTGGAAGCATTGGGTCCAGTAAAACATGGCGGTCCGATTCATATTATTGGGATTACCGATGGTTCCATTAATACCGGCCCTTATCGGGAATTATTGGAAACCTACGGTCTTACCTGGGAAAAGGTCGTCGATCGGATTTTAAATGTGATTCAAAAATAA
- a CDS encoding transaldolase family protein, with translation MKTVSCTLNTLLNDDVSLIEDQKSYVNRILNFDLPLVEYDFLKKFVKKIGVTKEFINIIATFKTPENETPEGFRVEYRLESNGVLRADLIRDISYEKNGKKRPTNVLFSADSANPYEVKPISKMIANLTCNPGIIYDLFINNPKANIGNQFKTRDEVMEEIGRILGPGADISVELNDPFGKSDTELLEEAEKFREMLSEYRVVIKVPHTGPVTNANVSELLSGNKKLSKSFADVTTEGAFRGHNLALMLKEHGFRVNFTLMFEPYQTALALQAKPYFVNSFIRHRLIQSESMEQNLKQYNATGNSKFIKNIQDMFIEKDYLNMDQVQMELLMVKKMAEDMLKYRHFNDAEGSDGLDSVRHNLRLFKNTNLDDTRLIICSMEGEFNYPDIDKLLVEKEFEDLVHRIVVTAEPNYLARFTSCNQVVSYQRRFMNAANGQK, from the coding sequence ATGAAGACTGTTAGTTGTACATTGAATACCTTATTGAATGATGATGTCTCTCTGATTGAAGATCAAAAGAGCTATGTTAATCGCATCCTTAATTTTGATTTGCCGTTGGTAGAATATGATTTTTTAAAAAAGTTTGTAAAAAAAATTGGCGTGACCAAGGAATTCATTAATATTATTGCTACTTTTAAAACACCTGAAAATGAGACTCCTGAGGGCTTTCGGGTAGAATATCGACTCGAATCCAATGGGGTTCTGAGAGCTGATTTAATCAGGGATATTTCTTATGAAAAAAATGGCAAAAAAAGACCAACTAATGTGCTCTTTTCAGCCGATTCGGCCAATCCTTATGAGGTAAAGCCGATCAGTAAAATGATTGCTAATCTGACGTGTAATCCTGGTATTATCTACGACTTGTTTATCAATAATCCAAAGGCTAACATTGGTAATCAATTTAAAACGCGTGATGAAGTAATGGAAGAAATCGGGCGGATCCTGGGACCGGGAGCTGACATCAGTGTGGAACTGAATGATCCGTTTGGTAAGTCTGATACTGAACTTCTGGAAGAAGCTGAAAAATTCAGAGAAATGCTTTCCGAATATCGTGTGGTTATTAAAGTTCCTCACACCGGACCGGTTACAAATGCAAACGTTTCCGAACTTCTTTCAGGAAATAAAAAGCTCAGCAAATCCTTCGCTGATGTAACGACTGAAGGCGCTTTCCGGGGACATAATCTGGCTTTGATGCTCAAAGAACATGGTTTTAGAGTCAACTTCACGTTAATGTTTGAACCCTATCAGACGGCGTTAGCATTACAGGCAAAACCTTATTTTGTAAACAGCTTCATCCGTCATCGTTTAATTCAATCTGAAAGCATGGAGCAGAATTTAAAGCAATATAACGCAACGGGTAATTCGAAATTTATAAAAAATATCCAAGATATGTTTATCGAAAAAGATTATCTTAATATGGATCAGGTTCAAATGGAGTTGCTGATGGTTAAGAAAATGGCTGAAGACATGTTAAAATATCGTCATTTTAATGATGCCGAAGGCTCCGATGGATTAGATAGTGTACGACATAATTTAAGGCTTTTTAAAAATACAAATTTGGATGACACAAGACTTATTATCTGTAGCATGGAAGGTGAATTCAATTACCCGGACATTGACAAATTGTTAGTGGAAAAAGAATTTGAAGACCTTGTTCATCGAATTGTCGTTACTGCTGAGCCCAACTATCTAGCAAGGTTTACTTCCTGCAATCAGGTGGTATCGTATCAACGTCGGTTTATGAATGCCGCTAACGGCCAAAAATAA
- a CDS encoding class II fructose-bisphosphate aldolase has translation MSYVNMEAILGDARKNHYAVGAFNIVNYLTAKAAVEAAEELEQPIILQTSVKTVKAFGVDEMMAFLKPIAENAKVNVAIHLDHSTDIEFTKACINGGWSSVMYDGSQLSLEENIKNTKEIVTYAKNKKVTVEGELGAIVGVEDDIVVIEGNSAHARPKDCRIYLRETGIDAFAPAVGTAHGVYKGAINIDYDLFEEINQFSSCPLVLHGGTGLTDEMFYKLIALGASKVNISTAIKIAYCQGMATYTKMNPDQNDPLKLDAFTKEQLKKVVKQHIQFFSLRD, from the coding sequence ATGAGTTATGTGAATATGGAAGCAATTCTTGGTGACGCAAGAAAAAATCATTATGCAGTTGGGGCGTTTAATATCGTCAATTACCTCACTGCGAAAGCAGCTGTTGAAGCAGCAGAGGAACTTGAACAACCGATTATCCTTCAAACATCCGTGAAAACGGTGAAGGCCTTTGGGGTTGATGAAATGATGGCTTTTTTAAAACCTATCGCTGAAAATGCAAAGGTGAATGTGGCGATCCATCTGGATCATTCCACAGATATCGAGTTTACAAAAGCCTGCATTAATGGAGGCTGGTCATCGGTGATGTATGATGGTTCGCAGTTATCTCTGGAAGAAAATATAAAAAACACAAAAGAAATTGTGACTTATGCAAAAAATAAAAAGGTTACGGTTGAAGGTGAATTGGGTGCCATTGTCGGCGTTGAAGATGATATTGTGGTGATCGAAGGAAATTCGGCCCATGCAAGACCGAAAGATTGCCGAATTTATTTAAGAGAAACCGGAATAGATGCTTTTGCACCAGCGGTGGGAACGGCTCACGGCGTCTACAAAGGAGCGATCAATATCGATTACGATCTATTTGAAGAAATCAATCAATTTTCATCTTGTCCATTAGTTCTGCATGGCGGAACCGGATTAACTGATGAAATGTTTTATAAACTGATTGCGTTAGGTGCTTCAAAGGTTAACATCTCAACGGCAATCAAAATTGCATATTGTCAGGGGATGGCAACCTATACTAAAATGAATCCTGACCAGAATGATCCACTTAAACTGGATGCTTTTACCAAAGAACAACTAAAAAAAGTTGTAAAGCAACACATTCAATTCTTTAGTCTGAGAGACTAA
- a CDS encoding thiamine pyrophosphate-dependent dehydrogenase E1 component subunit alpha translates to MKDFKCIEELKKEFDAYAEMYSPEGLDREEQIRMYSIMWLMRKFEEAVKPLWMANKVHGYYHPYITEEAIATAIITQLKKEDYVGSTHRGHGHLIAKGGNINKMMAELFGKEEGYNKGRGGSMHISDMSIGMLGASGIVGAAVAPAVGSALKSWIKGTDDVTVVFFGDGGANAGSVSESMNMAAAWKLPVIFVCENNQWAIATDYARITGEPDLYKRGIGFGIPSCRCDGYNIYQIWETAKAAIERARAGDGPTFIECKTMRMLGHHATDDSWYRDMSVCDKYWEIEPIKRMGEFMVENKIATPAELEAIEAEAMKKVEASIEYADTQCHEPSPDTFYDYIYADGEVIK, encoded by the coding sequence ATGAAAGATTTCAAGTGTATTGAAGAACTCAAAAAAGAATTTGATGCTTATGCAGAAATGTATAGTCCAGAAGGACTGGATCGCGAAGAGCAAATCAGAATGTACAGTATCATGTGGCTCATGCGCAAGTTTGAGGAAGCAGTTAAGCCGCTCTGGATGGCGAATAAAGTTCATGGATACTATCATCCGTATATTACCGAAGAAGCCATTGCCACAGCTATTATTACGCAATTAAAAAAAGAGGACTATGTTGGTTCAACCCATCGTGGACATGGTCATTTGATCGCCAAAGGTGGCAATATCAATAAAATGATGGCCGAGTTGTTTGGAAAAGAAGAAGGCTATAACAAGGGGCGTGGCGGCTCAATGCACATCAGTGATATGAGCATCGGGATGCTTGGAGCCAGTGGTATTGTTGGGGCGGCAGTAGCCCCAGCAGTTGGAAGTGCCTTAAAAAGTTGGATCAAAGGAACGGATGATGTAACCGTTGTATTTTTCGGCGATGGCGGTGCCAACGCGGGGTCTGTTTCAGAATCAATGAACATGGCCGCAGCTTGGAAACTTCCGGTTATTTTTGTCTGTGAAAATAATCAGTGGGCAATTGCCACCGATTATGCCCGAATAACCGGTGAACCCGATCTTTATAAACGTGGTATCGGCTTTGGTATTCCCAGCTGTCGATGTGATGGTTATAATATTTATCAGATATGGGAAACCGCTAAGGCCGCCATTGAGCGGGCCCGCGCTGGTGATGGACCGACTTTTATCGAATGTAAAACCATGAGAATGCTGGGACATCACGCAACCGATGATAGCTGGTATCGCGATATGTCAGTATGTGATAAATACTGGGAAATTGAACCAATTAAACGAATGGGCGAATTTATGGTTGAAAACAAGATTGCCACACCAGCTGAATTGGAAGCGATTGAAGCGGAAGCAATGAAAAAGGTTGAGGCGTCCATCGAATACGCAGATACTCAATGCCATGAACCCTCTCCTGATACTTTTTATGACTACATTTACGCAGATGGCGAAGTTATCAAGTAA
- a CDS encoding alpha-ketoacid dehydrogenase subunit beta, with protein sequence MSIITLRESITQALREEMALDENVFIMGCDVGLRGNPFGITKGLMNEYGEKRVIDTPISEAAFTGLGVGAAIAGMRPLVEILYADWITLPMDNIVNTAAKTCYMFGGQANVPIVIRAPFGVGGGVAAQHSQNNENWFVHVPGLKVITPSTPYDMKGMLKSAIRDNGPVICFEHKRNYSMKGEVPDGEYLVPIGKAAIRKTGTDCTIVAYSYMTYVAEAAAIELEKEGISCEVIDLRSLLPLDYDTVMESIKKTSRVVVVTEAPLRGSIAGEIVGEIIDRGFDLLDAPPQRLGSKNSPVAYNEGLEAMCTPKKEDIIAAVRKTFE encoded by the coding sequence ATGTCAATCATTACACTTAGAGAATCCATTACCCAGGCATTAAGGGAAGAAATGGCCCTGGATGAAAACGTATTTATCATGGGTTGCGATGTTGGACTTCGCGGAAATCCATTTGGTATAACAAAAGGTCTCATGAATGAGTATGGTGAAAAACGGGTCATCGATACCCCGATTTCAGAGGCTGCATTCACGGGACTTGGTGTTGGTGCGGCGATTGCCGGGATGCGACCTTTAGTTGAAATATTATATGCTGACTGGATCACCTTGCCAATGGATAACATTGTCAACACGGCTGCAAAAACATGTTATATGTTCGGTGGACAGGCAAATGTGCCGATTGTTATCCGGGCACCTTTTGGTGTCGGTGGTGGCGTTGCCGCTCAACATTCGCAGAACAATGAAAACTGGTTTGTCCATGTTCCGGGGTTAAAGGTCATTACACCGTCTACCCCCTACGATATGAAAGGGATGCTTAAATCGGCCATCCGCGATAATGGACCAGTTATCTGCTTTGAACATAAACGAAATTATTCCATGAAAGGTGAAGTTCCAGATGGTGAATATCTGGTCCCAATCGGAAAAGCAGCGATTCGCAAAACTGGAACCGACTGTACAATTGTAGCTTATTCCTATATGACTTATGTGGCAGAAGCAGCAGCAATCGAATTGGAAAAAGAAGGAATCAGCTGTGAAGTCATTGATTTGCGATCACTGTTGCCGCTGGATTATGACACTGTAATGGAATCGATCAAGAAGACAAGTCGTGTTGTTGTCGTCACTGAAGCACCGTTGCGGGGATCGATTGCCGGTGAAATTGTCGGTGAAATCATTGACCGTGGTTTTGATTTATTGGATGCACCACCTCAACGTCTTGGCAGCAAGAACTCTCCAGTAGCATACAATGAAGGTCTGGAAGCGATGTGCACACCTAAAAAAGAAGATATTATCGCAGCAGTACGTAAAACATTTGAATAA